One window of Streptococcus suis genomic DNA carries:
- a CDS encoding protein-export chaperone SecB — translation MAVISFENYVIDESYYRVNDLFENTEEKLSMPVSFSAEIGINKSQEKAYVIINVALGELEEESEKHIPFTCKVSVRGIYGYQSEDFETNNDLKDVLGKNAVAILYPYVRTYISALTNLGNQFPVYTLPVMNFAEIIQENDLITFIGFDD, via the coding sequence GTGGCAGTTATATCATTTGAAAATTATGTAATTGATGAATCTTATTACAGGGTTAATGATTTATTTGAAAATACAGAGGAAAAACTGAGTATGCCTGTATCGTTTTCTGCAGAAATCGGTATAAATAAATCTCAAGAAAAAGCCTATGTCATCATCAATGTTGCCTTAGGTGAATTGGAAGAAGAATCAGAAAAACACATTCCTTTTACTTGTAAAGTTTCTGTTAGAGGAATCTATGGTTATCAGTCAGAAGATTTTGAAACAAATAATGATTTAAAAGATGTTTTAGGGAAGAATGCTGTAGCTATTCTCTACCCTTATGTGCGCACCTATATTTCTGCGTTGACCAATTTAGGGAATCAATTCCCAGTATATACATTACCAGTTATGAATTTTGCTGAAATAATTCAGGAGAATGATTTGATTACTTTTATTGGTTTTGATGACTAG